GAAGACGGTCTTCCGTGCTGGCGTCGGCCGGGTCTTCTCCCAGGCCGGAGGTGTCGGCGGACGCGGCGGTGCGTTCAATGGCACCGGCCAGCTCGGCTTCAACGTGACCGCCACCGGACCGGCGGAAGTCACTACCGGCGCCGGCGCCGCGCCGTCCTTCTATCTCAACAACAGCGCCTATTTCACGTCGCTGGGGATCAACAACACCGATCTCTTCGGCAAGGGCTACGCTTATCCGACGCCGCCCGCGCCCGGCGCTGCCACGGAGAGCCTCAACGCCGGCCATTACGTGGACTCTTCGGGCGTGAAACATTTCACCGCCCAGTCAGTCTCCTACGCTGACCCATACTTCTCCAGCCGCGCGCCCGACTTCATGTTCTACAACGCAGGCGTCGAGCGCGCGATCACGAACAACATGACGCTGGCCATCAACTACGTCGGCAATGAGAGCCATCACCTCATCAACTCCACCAACACCGGGACCGGCACAGCACGCGGCTACTGGTCCAACCAGCTTGACCCCAGGTATCTCGTCGGCCTCGGCGCGGCAACCGATACCACCGGGAAGCTTCCGCTCCTCACAGCTCCTGCGAACACGGGGAACGTGCAAAAGGCGCAGGGTCTGATGTCCGGCATCAATATTCCCGGCTTCTTTACCAACGCCGCCAACCTCGGTGATACGACCGCGACCATCGCCCAGGGCCTCATAGCCTTTCCGCAGTACTCCGGCGTTTCCGATACCTGGGGCAACGTCGGCAACTTCAGCTACAACTCGCTTCAGGTCACCGTCCAGCAGCGCCTCGCTCATGGCCTGACGTTCAACTTCAACTACACCTGGGCGCGCAACGTGGGCGATGATGGTCCGTACCGCACCGGCTTCAACCTCCCGTCAGGCTCCGTCTCCGGAACCAGCCAGTCCTACCGCATGAACCGCATCGACCGCAGTGAGACGACCGTGTCGACCCCCAATGTGATCCATGCATTCGGGGTCTGGGACCTTCCCTTTGGCCGCAACCATATAGGCGGGAACAACTGGGCCGTCCGTACGCTGGCCGGCGGATGGTCTCTGGGGGACGTCTTCACCTACGCCTCAGGCACCCCGGTCCAGATCACCTACGGCGGCTGCACGACGCCTCTGCAGGGGCAATGCATGCCCGATCTGAACCCGTCCTTCTCCGGCTCCGCGCGCCAAAACGGCGGATACGGCGACGGTCCCAACGGCCGCACCGCAGCCAACCTGGCAAAGGTCGTCTACATCAACCCAACCGCCTTCAAGACACCCACGAATATCAATCAAACCGCGGGCGTCACCCTGCTCAACCTCATCGGCAACGCCCCGCGCACCGGCGCCCTGGACCTCCGCAACCCCATCCAGTGGAATATGGATGCCAACCTCCGCCGCAGCATCCCGTTGGTCAGAGAACGACTGGCGCTCGTGATTGAAGTCGACTCCTTCAACGTCTTCAATCACACCCTGTTCTCTAACCCGAACGCCGTCTTCAACTCCGCCACCTTCGGCCAGATCTCCAGCGCCTCCAATAAGCCCCGCTCCTTCGAGCTGGCCGGTCACATAACTTTCTAAGGTGTTGTCTCCTCCTCGAGCCCCGGCGACGTCCACCATCGCCGGGGCTTTTCTTCGCTGGCAGCCCCTCGCGACTTGACGAAACACCCCCTCCACAGGACGGGGCATGTCTGGGACCGCCCGCTCTCACACACTTAAAGTCCAGACCTAAAGTCTCTCTTCTGAAGACTTTGCGCAAAAAGTACGGGGGGGGGGGTACCCCACTAAAACCCCTTCGTCTTCAGGAAATTTCCGTAGCCAACTACCACGGTAGATCCGACGAGCAGGGTTAGCCCCAGCGTCACCAGCAGCTTCGTGGTCCGGCTCGTCCCCCGCCACTCGTGCAGCACCAGCCCCCACAGCGTCGCAAAGATAATGATCGACGCCATGTGCAGCGTCCACGACGAGAAGTCATACTTGCCCATCTTCGTCTGCCCCATCGAGTAGAAGAAGAACTGGAAGTACCAGATCACGCCCGCCATCGCCGCAAAGATGTAGTTCCCAAACAGCGCCCGCCCGGACAGCCGATAGCTGGACGGATCCGTCGGATCGAACTCCGCCAGCGTCTCTCCCGTCGTATGCGTCGCCCGCATCGGATTGATCCCCGGCTCCCCCGCAAACTGCCGAAACGACCTGTTCTGCAGGATAAGAATTGCTGACCAGACGAAATTCGTCAGGAACCCTCCCCACAGCACCACGATGAGAATCGGAAGATTCTGCCACAGGTCCAAGCGGCCTTCCGCCAGCAGTTGCGCCTTGGCCAGGTCGCCGAGAGGCTTTCCGGCCGACAGTCCGAAGGCGAAGAACGAGCTCATAAACCCGGCCAGGACCGCGATGAGGATGCCCTTTACGAAGCTGTAATCGCGCTCGCCGGCTTCTGCCCTAGCCTCCGGCGTAAGCTCCCGCTCCTTCCAGTACCCCGCCGCTCCATTGACCGCCACGCCCAGCACACACACAACCACACCCAGCAAAATGACCTTGCCGGACAACGCGTGCGCCATGACAAAAAGCTCGCGCTGGTTCATGGGCGGAACGCGATTATGGAATGGCGGCACCAGCGTTCCGAAGAACGCGCATAGACCGAGAGCAATCGCGTATCCCAGCGCGATGCCGAGATAGCGGATCGCCAGGCCGAACGTGATTCCCCCCACACCCCACAGCACGCCAAACAAGAACGCATACCGCAGGTCGCGCGGATAGCTGTGGTAGGCCTGCCCCAGCAACGGGAACACGTGCGGCACGAAAATGGTCGCCAGCACAGTCGGCGCGATGATCCAGGCGGCGAAGCCCTGGATGATCCAGTAGACCTCCCACGACCAGCGCCGTATCCGGCGGAACGGGATAAAGTTGGTAGCGGAAGCGAAGCCGCCAATCCAGTGATAGATCAATCCAAGAAACGGATTCGGTCCCACGATGTCTCCGTACGTTCAAAAGTTCGAATCATCCTACCGAACTCGACATAGCATTGTGAAATAGAATCTGTATTGAAATTTGTCCGCGAAGGAGCCTCCCTGCGCATCTCGCTCTTTATCACCTGCTATAACGACACCCTGTTTCCCGCCACAGGACAGGCCGTCGTTCGCGTGCTTGACCACCTGGGCCATACGGTCGACTTCCCTGCCGGCCAAACCTGCTGCGGTCAGATGCACGTCAATACGGGCTACTGGGATGAGGCACTGCCTCTGCTGCCGCGCTTCGTCGAACAGTTTCGCGACTCCGAGGCGGTCGTCGTTCCATCCTCGAGTTGCGTCGCTCACATGCGCGAGCACTACCCCGCCATGGCTCGCCAGCTCGAAGGCACCGGGAAATATCCCGGCCTCACAGCCGCGGTTGAGGCGCTGCTCCCGCGTGTTTACGAATTCTCGGAGCTGCTGACAAAACGGCTGGGCATCACAAATCTGGAATCGCTGTTTCCGCACCGCGTTACCTATCACGCAAGCTGCCATGGTTTACGCGTTCTCCAACTCGGAGAGGGACCGAATTCTTTGCTCCACTCTGTGCGTGGGATCGATCTCGTCCCGCTGCCGGGACTTGAGCAGTGTTGTGGATTCGGTGGAACGTTCGCCATCAAGAATCCGGATGTTTCGAGCGCGATGCTGGATGAAAAGCTGGACGCCGTGCTCTCGACAAACGCCGAGATCGTCACGGCCTGCGACAACAGTTGCCTGATGCACATCTACGGCGGCCTGCATCGGCGCGGCGCGCCTGTTCGCGCCATGCATATCGCTGAGATCCTGGCCGGTGAAGAGGAGAGTCCGCAATGAGCGGCCCTCTGCTCGATCCGCGCACGGCTCCCGCGTTTCCCAAGGCCGCGCACAACCTTCTGCGCGACCAGCAGCTTCGCAAGAATCTTCATCACGCGACATCCGTGATTCAGGACAAGCGCGCGCGCGTCGTCTCTGAACTGCATGACTGGGAGCAGTTGCGCCTCGCCGGCCAGCGCATTCGCGAGCATACGATGGCGCACCTCGATGCGTATCTAGAACAGTTCGAGCAAAACTGCACGCGTGCAGGCGGCGTCGTTCACTGGGCGCGCAACGCTGAAGAAGCTCGCCAAATTGTCGTGCGGCTCGCGACAGAGGCGATCAAGGAAAACCTGCAAACTTCGCCCGAGATCCTCAAGATCAAGTCGATGACCACCGAGGAGATCGGCCTCAACGGTGCGCTCGAAGCTGCGGGCATTCATCCCTACGAGACGGATCTAGCCGAACTCATCATCCAACTCGGCCACGACAAGCCATCTCATATCGTTGTCCCCGCGCTACACAAAAACCGTCAGCAGATTCACGAGATCTTCCGGCGCGAGATGAACCTGCCGGAACTCGGCAGCTCGCCCGAAGATCTCGCCGATGCGGCGCGCCTGTTTCTGCGCGAAAAGTTCCTGCGCGTTCCGACGGCGATCAGCGGAGCAAACTTCCTCATCGCAGAGACCGGTGGCGTCTGCATCGTCGAGAGCGAAGGCAACGGGCGCATGTGCCTGACGTTGCCGCGCACGCTCATCACCGTCGCCGGCATTGATAAGGTCATTCCGCGCTTCCGCGACCTCGAAGTATTCCTCCAGCTTCTGCCTCGCAGCGCAACCGGCGAGCGTATGAATCCGTACAACTCCATCTGGACCGGGATTTACGAAAACGATGGCCCGCGCAGCTTTCATGTCGTCCTGATGGACAACGCGCGAACCAGTGTGCTCGCCGACCAGGAAGGCCGGCAGACGCTCAACTGCATCCGTTGTGGCGCCTGCCAGAACATCTGCCCGGTGTATCGCGAGACGGGCGGCCACGCCTACGGAAGCGTGTACGCAGGCCCTATCGGCGCGATTCTTACACCGCAGCTTCAGCAGATGGAGCACGCGCGCAGCCTGCCTTACGCAAGCTCGCTTTGCGGAGCGTGTTATGAGGTCTGCCCGGTCCGCATCAACATTCCGGAGATTCTCGTTCACCTCCGCCATCGCGTCGTTCAGCACGATTCGAAAGGACTCGGCGCGCTGCGGCCGGAACCAATTGCAATGAAGGCAATGAGCCGCATCTTCCAAAGCGAGTCACGCTTTCGTGCGGCGCAGCGCCTCGCCCGCAATGCGGACCGCCCACTCGCGCGCAAGGACAAGACTGGCAAGGCTTGGATTCATTGGCTTCCCGGAATGCTCGGCGGCTGGACGCAATCGCGCGATCTTCAAGCGCTTCCGGATCAGACGTTTCGCGAATGGTGGGAGCAGCGGAATCGCGCGGCGCAGCGAAAGGTTGACTCATCAGCAGGAGGCACGAATGCCGGCTGACGCGCGATCTGAAGTCCTGAGCGCCATCCGGTCCGCAAATCGGGACGGGACAGACCTGAGACGCGCAGAGCTCGAGTATGCAGAGATCCCGCGGGATTACACCCAGCACGCCGCACTGTCGCGTGATGAAACCATCACTCAGCTCACAGAGCGCCTCATCGATTACAACGCGCACGTGTTTCCCTGTGACGCCGATCAGTTGCCGTCCGCCATTCGTGATGCGCTGCAGCAGCACGGCGCTGCTCGCGTTCTGGTACCGGAAGACTTTCCGCGCAACATGCTTCCAGAAGGATTGGCCGTCTCACCGGACACGAATCTCACACCCGCGGAGCTGGACCTATTTGATGCGGCGGTAACGTTGTGCACGCTTGCGATTGCTGAGACCGGGACGCTTGTTCTGCAAGGTCTGGCCGGCCAGGGTCGACGCGCCGCGAC
This Acidobacteriaceae bacterium DNA region includes the following protein-coding sequences:
- a CDS encoding LutB/LldF family L-lactate oxidation iron-sulfur protein, which gives rise to MSGPLLDPRTAPAFPKAAHNLLRDQQLRKNLHHATSVIQDKRARVVSELHDWEQLRLAGQRIREHTMAHLDAYLEQFEQNCTRAGGVVHWARNAEEARQIVVRLATEAIKENLQTSPEILKIKSMTTEEIGLNGALEAAGIHPYETDLAELIIQLGHDKPSHIVVPALHKNRQQIHEIFRREMNLPELGSSPEDLADAARLFLREKFLRVPTAISGANFLIAETGGVCIVESEGNGRMCLTLPRTLITVAGIDKVIPRFRDLEVFLQLLPRSATGERMNPYNSIWTGIYENDGPRSFHVVLMDNARTSVLADQEGRQTLNCIRCGACQNICPVYRETGGHAYGSVYAGPIGAILTPQLQQMEHARSLPYASSLCGACYEVCPVRINIPEILVHLRHRVVQHDSKGLGALRPEPIAMKAMSRIFQSESRFRAAQRLARNADRPLARKDKTGKAWIHWLPGMLGGWTQSRDLQALPDQTFREWWEQRNRAAQRKVDSSAGGTNAG
- a CDS encoding (Fe-S)-binding protein, producing the protein MKFVREGASLRISLFITCYNDTLFPATGQAVVRVLDHLGHTVDFPAGQTCCGQMHVNTGYWDEALPLLPRFVEQFRDSEAVVVPSSSCVAHMREHYPAMARQLEGTGKYPGLTAAVEALLPRVYEFSELLTKRLGITNLESLFPHRVTYHASCHGLRVLQLGEGPNSLLHSVRGIDLVPLPGLEQCCGFGGTFAIKNPDVSSAMLDEKLDAVLSTNAEIVTACDNSCLMHIYGGLHRRGAPVRAMHIAEILAGEEESPQ
- a CDS encoding lactate utilization protein C, yielding MPADARSEVLSAIRSANRDGTDLRRAELEYAEIPRDYTQHAALSRDETITQLTERLIDYNAHVFPCDADQLPSAIRDALQQHGAARVLVPEDFPRNMLPEGLAVSPDTNLTPAELDLFDAAVTLCTLAIAETGTLVLQGLAGQGRRAATLVPDLHVCVLRAEDVVNTVPEGFERLVSTARHPLTFVSGPSATADIEMTRIKGVHGPRQLHILLVNDFV
- a CDS encoding L-rhamnose/proton symporter RhaT encodes the protein MGPNPFLGLIYHWIGGFASATNFIPFRRIRRWSWEVYWIIQGFAAWIIAPTVLATIFVPHVFPLLGQAYHSYPRDLRYAFLFGVLWGVGGITFGLAIRYLGIALGYAIALGLCAFFGTLVPPFHNRVPPMNQRELFVMAHALSGKVILLGVVVCVLGVAVNGAAGYWKERELTPEARAEAGERDYSFVKGILIAVLAGFMSSFFAFGLSAGKPLGDLAKAQLLAEGRLDLWQNLPILIVVLWGGFLTNFVWSAILILQNRSFRQFAGEPGINPMRATHTTGETLAEFDPTDPSSYRLSGRALFGNYIFAAMAGVIWYFQFFFYSMGQTKMGKYDFSSWTLHMASIIIFATLWGLVLHEWRGTSRTTKLLVTLGLTLLVGSTVVVGYGNFLKTKGF